The following are from one region of the Silene latifolia isolate original U9 population chromosome 9, ASM4854445v1, whole genome shotgun sequence genome:
- the LOC141598629 gene encoding putative nucleoredoxin 1: MADENSTNNECHDLNALFSSEGSDFLIRNNGDKVPVSQLVGKHVLIYFSAHWCPPCRGFTPKLVETYHEMKTKGYAIEVIFVSSDRDQSSFDEYYSEMPWLALPFGDERKALLSRKFKVRGIPCLVAIGPEGKIITTETRHLIDTHGSDAFPFTEDHIEDLKQKL, encoded by the exons ATGGCTGATGAAAATTCAACTAACAATGAATGTCATGATTTGAATGCTCTTTTTTCTTCCGAGGGTAGCGATTTTCTCATCCGTAACAATGGTGACAAG GTGCCCGTGTCGCAGCTTGTTGGAAAACACGTGCTTATTTATTTCTCCGCTCATTGGTGTCCTCCATGTCGTGGTTTTACACCAAAGCTTGTCGAGACATACCATGAAATGAAGACAAAGGGATACGCAATTGAGGTCATTTTTGTGTCTAGTGATCGAGACCAATCCTCATTTGATGAATATTACTCTGAGATGCCATGGTTAGCCCTACCATTTGGCGATGAGAGGAAGGCGTTATTATCCCGTAAATTCAAAGTGAGGGGTATCCCATGCCTTGTGGCTATTGGACCCGAAGGTAAAATTATTACAACTGAAACCCGACACCTTATAGATACTCATGGTTCAGATGCATTCCCATTCACCGAAGATCACATAGAGGACTTGAAACAGAAACTCTAA
- the LOC141598627 gene encoding putative nucleoredoxin 1-2, whose amino-acid sequence MADENSTNNECHDLNALFSSEGSDFLIRNNGDKVPVSQLVGKHVLIYFSAHWCPPCRGFTPKLVETYNEMKAKGYAIEVIFVSSDRDQSSFDEYYSEMPWLALPFGDERKALLSRKFKVKGIPCLVAIGPEGKTITTETRHLIDTHGSDAFPFTEDHIEDLKQKLEDIAKGWPEKVKHELHEHELVKVRRNGYYCDECTTPGNGWSFWCEECDYDLDPKCALANSKEVEEEDAKGETKEGYICEGDVCRKI is encoded by the exons ATGGCTGATGAAAATTCAACTAACAATGAATGTCATGATTTGAATGCTCTTTTTTCTTCCGAGGGTAGCGATTTTCTCATCCGTAACAATGGTGACAAG GTGCCCGTGTCTCAGCTAGTTGGAAAACACGTGCTTATTTATTTCTCCGCTCATTGGTGTCCTCCATGTCGTGGTTTTACACCAAAGCTTGTCGAGACATACAATGAAATGAAGGCAAAGGGATACGCAATTGAGGTCATTTTTGTGTCTAGTGATCGAGACCAATCCTCATTTGATGAATATTACTCTGAGATGCCATGGTTAGCCCTACCATTCGGCGATGAGAGGAAAGCGCTCTTATCCCGTAAATTCAAAGTGAAGGGCATCCCATGCCTTGTGGCTATTGGACCCGAAGGTAAAACTATTACAACTGAAACCCGACACCTTATAGATACTCATGGTTCAGATGCATTTCCATTCACCGAAGATCACATAGAGGATTTGAAACAGAAACTCGAGGATATTGCAAAGGGGTGGCCTGAGAAAGTGAAACACGAACTCCATGAACACGAGTTGGTGAAGGTGCGTAGAAATGGCTACTATTGTGACGAGTGTACTACTCCGGGGAATGGCTGGTCTTTCTGGTGTGAGGAGTGTGATTACGATCTTGACCCGAAATGTGCTTTGGCAAACTCTAAGGAAGTGGAAGAAGAAGATGCCAAAGGCGAGACCAAGGAAGGCTATATCTGCGAAGGTGACGTTTGTCGTAAAATTTAA